Proteins found in one Pyrus communis chromosome 15, drPyrComm1.1, whole genome shotgun sequence genomic segment:
- the LOC137717924 gene encoding uncharacterized protein: MASVIGWYGPLIDLSKAALHVGDYVQLVVYVHRTTPLQYKLAKGGEVIRTDIQVGDETRPFFSVSIWQKPIGSMAVAGDVVLFQNVKITKYGDVVEARTHQYSSLKCLLHPYESIITKGVNDLIEECRDGVATKEKLKRVVEWVKKRNTQLHGCQLQEGRLSRNWKPPEERKQPEDCFSLLQLSTLTSSCKALFYASVAEIFLPFNSTSHVQCKSFDKEDMFVSRRLYKAGDGGLARDLICTGCQLCGSPLELDSENMFKQNAVALYCSESSNRLHVISSIYRPFMLYVWDESDYAPLLVRNKAAELLFGNIKAERVYSWGEKQAGQVDSKDVPTHSSLNAEAAWQPKAAEGGVLVSCSADGDKKSSESKGKHCFPETMHFYRIWLILLKTMLQKGKNSPLKFAVDVNAGLDKENGRFEMVSVQLPCFETK; encoded by the exons ATGGCGTCAGTAATCGGATGGTACGGACCGCTCATCGACTTGTCCAAGGCGGCGCTTCACGTCGGCGATTACGTTCAGCTCGTCGTCTACGTCCACCGAACGACTCCCCTTCAG TATAAATTAGCGAAAGGCGGAGAGGTGATCCGAACTGACATCCAAGTTGGCGATGAGACGAGGCCCTTCTTCTCCGTATCCATTTGGCAGAAGCCAATCGGATCCATGGCCGTAGCCGGCGACGTCGTTTTGTTTCAAA ATGTGAAGATAACGAAATATGGTGATGTTGTTGAGGCCAGAACCCACCAGTATTCATCCCTAAAATGTCTACTCCACCCTTATGAATCCATCATTACAAAGG GGGTCAATGACTTGATAGAGGAGTGTAGAGATGGGGTAGCAACAAAGGAAAAGCTTAAAAGGGTAGTGGAATGGGTGAAGAAGAGGAACACTCAGCTCCATGGATGTCAACTGCAGGAGGGAAGACTCTCGCGAAACTGGAAGCCTCCGGAGGAGAGGAAACAACCCGAGGACTGCTTTTCACTTTTGCAGTTATCGACTCTAACCAGTTCTTGCAAGGCGCTCTTTTACGCGTCTGTTGCTGAAATTTTTCTGCCCTTCAACTCGACATCTCATGTTCAATGCAAGTCCTTCGACAAGGAGGACATGTTTGTTAGTCGGAGACTGTATAAAGCAGGTGATGGTGGTTTGGCGAGAGATCTCATTTGCACAGGCTGCCAGCTTTGTGGTTCTCCTCTGGAGCTCGACAG CGAGAACATGTTTAAGCAGAATGCAGTAGCACTTTATTGTTCAGAAAGCTCGAACCGCCTTCATGTCATAAGCTCCATATACAGGCCCTTCATG CTATATGTGTGGGATGAATCGGATTATGCACCGCTCCTGGTCAGAAACAAGGCCGCAGAGCTCTTGTTCGGGAACATCAAGGCTGAAAGAGTCTATTCGTGGGGGGAAAAGCAAGCCGGACAAGTTGATTCAAAAGATGTCCCAACACATTCTAGTCTAAATGCAGAAGCGGCCTGGCAACCTAAAGCGGCTGAGGGAGGTGTTCTGGTTTCTTGTTCAGCAGATGGAGACAAGAAGAGCTCGGAATCAAAGGGAAAACATTGTTTTCCGGAAACTATGCACTTTTACAGGATTTGGTTGATTCTTCTGAAAACAATGCTGCAGAAAGGAAAGAACAGCCCTTTGAAATTTGCAGTCGATGTAAATGCCGGTTTAGACAAGGAAAATGGGAGGTTTGAAATGGTTTCTGTACAGTTGCCATGCTTCGAAACCAAATAA